The DNA window taacatTATTTGCGCTGCAACTTTTTGTATGTGATGTGTGTTTGCTTAATCCctcgatcttggttatgatgttgatttatcgaggtcctcCGTGACACTAagtagactaccgggtttatataagtaaaagtatgcgcgtgtcaacatgttagcggggacagctgtacttgatcttgtataaattgggtggttctgtcccATCAGTGTGGTACTTGCCGACACCAAAGTTCGCTACCCTAGTTCAAAAGCTTCTGTACTctatgctgatggtgacccagaagctcctgcactacttcaccaaccatgaggtcacagtcgtcacttcatacccgctgggGGAGATCATACGCAACCGTGATGCCGCCGGccaaatctccaagtgggctctcaagctcatgggccatgaccTTAGGTATGTGCCCCacactgctattaagtctcagtctcttgccgacttcatcgccgaatggacggaaGTCCAGTTTCTGACCTctgatgtcacccatgagtattggatgatgtacttcgatgggttggTCATAGCGCctggctcaggggctagagtggttctaatcttcctggatgggagcaggctctgctaCACAATCCATCTTCATtgtttagcctcaaacaatgctgcAGAGTATGAGGCCCCCATCAATGGGATGCACATCACCATCAAGCTCGGCGCAACACGGCTGTATGTCCACGGTGACTcagagctggtcatcgaccaagtcatgaaagagtcctcctacaagagccctctcatggcagcatattgccaggaggtgcgcaagctcaaggacaaattctgaGGGATCAAACTGCATCATGTCTCTTGGAAGGACAACGACGTGGCTGACTTCCT is part of the Miscanthus floridulus cultivar M001 chromosome 9, ASM1932011v1, whole genome shotgun sequence genome and encodes:
- the LOC136479737 gene encoding uncharacterized protein encodes the protein MVTQKLLHYFTNHEVTVVTSYPLGEIIRNRDAAGQISKWALKLMGHDLRYVPHTAIKSQSLADFIAEWTEVQFLTSDVTHEYWMMYFDGLVIAPGSGARVVLIFLDGSRLCYTIHLHCLASNNAAEYEAPINGMHITIKLGATRLYVHGDSELVIDQVMKESSYKSPLMAAYCQEVRKLKDKF